In Trifolium pratense cultivar HEN17-A07 linkage group LG7, ARS_RC_1.1, whole genome shotgun sequence, a genomic segment contains:
- the LOC123898807 gene encoding zinc finger BED domain-containing protein RICESLEEPER 2-like — MASPSDRSDKQPETGTNQNNQQPETDTNQNNEQPNTVVGRKRKKTSTIWEDFDEETKEGVKKAVCKYCKSEYATGGSGASTSHMRRHIAACLKKKMHESTQKKQATIPFQPSKSGGNPFITPGARYSNEKMREILATAIMVHEYPFSVVEDDILMWAFEYANPDFRKFSRKTTSSDCMALFENEKKELKKLLESVSKISLTTDMWKSSHQVVEYMVITGHFIDAGWNLQKRVLSFVKVPAPRRGIDVADAIYKCLKSWGIENKVFSVSVDNASYNDSCLRYLKDYLSLSSKLILDGSLFHVRCCAHILNLLVQDGLSKIKDIIFNVRESVKYINHNDARLKAFCDVVEQRGLKERKLIIDCPTRWNSTFNMLSIALKFKIAFAAYKEREPHYDLAPSPEEWNKVEKVCKLLEVFNRATHVISGSEYPTANLYLSEVWKVKQILDNADEDADLFMREMANPMKIKFDKYWGECNLLMSIASVLDPRCKFHMVRICFPTLYKSKEVADANIKKVKCSLEQLYDEYVALSLEESSATANLDSTSNPSSSQANAAVVRTGFDEIMSIIQENEAIPPKKSELQDYLDEGLYVPNSTSFCALDWWRNNSMKYKILSKMAVDILAIPISTVASESTFSAGGRVIDERRTKLSEDSVEALICGADWFRHKYNVKKKLQVEKEETHIILKI, encoded by the exons ATGGCTTCACCTTCAGACAGAAGTGACAAACAACCAGAAACTGGCACAAACCAAAATAATCAACAACCAGAAACAGacacaaatcaaaataatgaacaaCCAAATACAGTTGTTGGGAGAAAGAGGAAAAAAACATCAACTATTTGGGAAGATTTTGATGAAGAAACTAAGGAAGGTGTGAAGAAAGCCGTTTGCAAATATTGCAAGTCAGAATATGCTACTGGGGGATCGGGAGCTAGCACTAGTCATATGAGAAGACACATCGCGGCTTGCCTGAAAAAGAAGATGCATGAGTCTACTCAAAAGAAACAAGCCACCATTCCATTTCAACCTTCGAAATCAGGAGGTAACCCCTTTATTACTCCTGGTGCCAGATATTCAAATGAAAAGATGCGAGAAATACTTGCAACTGCTATAATGGTTCATGAATATCCTTTTAGTGTTGTAGAAGATGATATTTTGATGTGGGCTTTCGAATATGCAAACCCAGATTTTCGTAAATTTTCTCGTAAAACAACAAGTAGTGATTGTATGGCATTATTTGAGAATGAGAAGAAAGAGTTGAAGAAGCTTTTAGAAAGTGTGAGCAAGATAAGTTTAACCACAGATATGTGGAAATCAAGTCATCAAGTAGTTGAGTATATGGTTATCACAGGACATTTCATTGATGCTGGATGGAATCTTCAAAAAAGAGTTTTGAGTTTTGTGAAAGTGCCTGCACCAAGGCGTGGTATTGATGTGGCCGATGCTATATATAAATGTTTGAAAAGTTGGGGGATTGAGAATAAGGTTTTTTCAGTATCTGTTGATAATGCTTCTTATAATGATTCATGCTTAAGGTATCTTAAAGATTATTTATCTCTAAGTAGTAAATTAATCCTTGACGGCTCTTTGTTTCATGTAAGGTGCTGCGCacatatattaaatttgttagTGCAAGATGGCCTTAGTAAAATCAAAGACATCATTTTCAATGTCCGTGAAAGTGTCAAATATATTAACCACAATGATGCAAGACTGAAGGCATTTTGTGATGTGGTTGAGCAGAGAGGTTTAAAAGAAAGGAAACTCATCATTGATTGTCCAACGAGATGGAATTCTACCTTTAATATGTTGTCAATTGCTTTGAAATTTAAGATTGCATTTGCAGCCTACAAAGAAAGAGAGCCTCATTATGATTTGGCTCCTTCACCTGAAGAATGGAACAAAGTTGAGAAAGTTTGTAAACTTTTAGAAGTATTTAATCGTGCTACTCATGTGATCTCAG GTAGTGAGTATCCGACTGCAAATTTGTATTTGTCAGAAGTTTGGAAGGTCAAACAAATACTTGATAATGCGGATGAAGATGCAGATCTATTTATGAGAGAAATGGCAAACCCAATGAAAATAAAGTTCGACAAATATTGGGGGGAGTGTAATCTGTTGATGTCTATTGCTAGTGTTTTGGATCCTAGGTGCAAATTTCATATGGTGCGTATATGTTTTCCCACATTATATAAATCAAAAGAAGTTGCTGACGCGAATATAAAGAAGGTCAAGTGTTCATTGGAACAATTATATGATGAGTATGTGGCTCTAAGTTTGGAAGAGTCTTCAGCTACGGCTAACTTGGATAGTACTAGTAATCCATCATCCTCCCAAGCTAATGCTGCAGTTGTCAGAACCGGGTTTGATGAAATTATGAGTATTATTCAAGAAAATGAAGCCATTCCTCCAAAAAAATCAGAATTGCAAGATTATCTTGATGAAGGTCTTTACGTTCCTAACAGTACCTCCTTTTGTGCTTTGGACTGGTGGAGGAACAACAGCATGAAATATAAGATTTTGTCTAAGATGGCAGTTGATATACTAGCTATTCCAATCTCAACTGTGGCATCTGAGTCCACATTTAGTGCTGGAGGTAGAGTTATTGATGAACGTCGCACTAAACTAAGTGAAGATTCTGTAGAAGCTCTAATATGTGGTGCGGATTGGTTCCGTCATAAGTATAATGTGAAGAAAAAATTACAg gtTGAAAAAGAAGAGACACATATCATCTTGAAGATTTGA
- the LOC123897662 gene encoding peroxidase E5-like, translated as MISLRVLAIALCYVVVFGMLPSSSDAQLTPSFYSKTCPNVSSIVHEVVSNVSKTDPRMLASLVRLHFHDCFVQGCDASILLNTTETIISEQDALPNINSIRGLDVINQIKFAVEISCQNTVSCSDILTLAAQSSSVLAQGPSWIVPLGRRDGLTANKTLANLNLPAPFDVLEKLKSAFAKQGLDTTDLVALSGAHTFGRARCGLFVSRLYNFNGTGSPDPTLNTTYLQELRKVCPNGGPGTTLASLDPITQDTFDNKYYSNLQSKNGLLQSDQELFSTSGADTISIVNKFSADQKAFYENFAAAMIKMGNIGVITGNNGEIRKHCNFVNKEFAKLGLITVASGESEEGMSSSF; from the exons ATGATCTCTCTTCGTGTTTTAGCAATAGCTTTATGCTATGTGGTTGTGTTTGGAATGTTACCTTCTTCCTCAGATGCACAACTTACTCCATCTTTTTACAGCAAAACTTGTCCTAATGTTAGTTCCATTGTTCATGAAGTCGTGAGCAATGTTTCTAAGACAGATCCTCGAATGCTTGCTAGTCTCGTTAGGCTTCACTTCCATGACTGCTTTGTTCAA GGATGTGATGCCTCAATTCTACTAAACACTACTGAAACCATCATAAGTGAACAAGATGCTCTTCCAAACATCAACTCAATCAGAGGATTAGATGTTATTAACCAGATAAAATTTGCTGTTGAAATTTCTTGTCAAAACACAGTTTCCTGTTCGGATATTCTTACCCTAGCTGCTCAATCCTCTTCTGTTCTG GCTCAAGGTCCTAGTTGGATAGTTCCATTAGGACGAAGAGACGGTTTAACTGCCAACAAAACCCTTGCCAATCTTAATCTTCCTGCTCCTTTCGACGTATTGGAGAAACTGAAATCAGCATTTGCTAAACAAGGCCTCGATACAACCGATTTAGTAGCACTCtctg gtGCTCACACATTTGGAAGAGCTCGCTGCGGTTTATTTGTTAGTCGGTTGTACAATTTCAACGGCACTGGAAGTCCCGATCCAACCCTTAACACCACATATTTACAAGAGTTGCGCAAGGTGTGTCCCAATGGTGGACCTGGCACAACCCTTGCTAGTTTAGATCCTATTACTCAAGATACATTTGATAATAAGTACTATTCAAATCTTCAAAGTAAAAATGGTTTGCTTCAAAGTGACCAAGAGCTTTTCTCTACATCTGGTGCCGACACCATTAGCATCGTCAACAAATTCAGTGCTGACCAAAAAGCTTTCTATGAGAACTTTGCAGCTGCAATGATTAAAATGGGCAATATTGGTGTCATTACTGGGAACAATGGAGAGATTAGAAAACATTGTAATTTTGTTAACAAAGAATTTGCAAAACTTGGTCTTATCACTGTGGCTTCTGGAGAATCAGAAGAGGGCATGTCTAGCTCTTTTTAA
- the LOC123897661 gene encoding peroxidase 15-like, giving the protein MNSLHVIAIALCYVVVVFGVLPFSSNAQLSPSFYSKTCPNVSSIVREVVRNVSKTDPRMLASLIRLHFHDCFVQGCDASVLLNKTDTIVTEQDAFPNINSLRGLDVVNQIKTAVEKACPNTVSCADILALAAELSSTLAQGPDWKVPLGRRDSLTANQSLANQNLPAPFNSLDQLKAAFAVQGLNTTDLVALSGAHTIGRSHCSLFVSRLYNFSNTGNPDPTLNTTYLQQLRNICPNGGPGTPLANFDPTTPDKFDKNYYSNLQLKKGLLQSDQELFSTSGADTISIVNKFSADQKAFYESFAAAMIKMGNIGVLTGNKGEIRKQCNFINSKSVELGLANVAETDSSEEGMVSSI; this is encoded by the exons ATGAACTCTCTTCATGTTATAGCAATAGCTTTGTGCTATGTTGTGGTTGTGTTTGGAGTGTTACCTTTTTCCTCAAATGCACAACTTAGTCCCTCCTTTTACAGCAAAACTTGTCCTAATGTTAGTTCCATTGTTCGTGAAGTCGTAAGAAATGTTTCTAAGACAGATCCAAGAATGCTTGCTAGTCTTATTAGACTTCACTTCCATGATTGCTTTGTTCAA GGTTGTGATGCCTCAGTTTTGCTGAACAAAACTGATACCATTGTGACAGAACAAGATGCTTTCCCAAATATCAACTCTTTAAGAGGTTTGGATGTTGTGAACCAAATCAAAACAGCAGTGGAAAAAGCTTGTCCTAACACAGTTTCTTGTGCTGATATTCTTGCACTTGCTGCTGAATTATCATCTACTCTG GCTCAAGGTCCTGATTGGAAAGTTCCTTTAGGACGAAGGGATAGTTTAACCGCCAACCAATCACTTGCTAATCAAAACCTTCCGGCTCCTTTCAACTCATTGGATCAACTTAAAGCTGCATTTGCCGTTCAAGGCCTCAACACTACTGATCTAGTTGCTCTCTCGG GCGCCCATACAATTGGAAGATCTCATTGTTCTTTATTTGTTAGCCGATTATACAACTTCAGTAATACTGGAAATCCTGATCCAACTCTTAACACAACTTACTTACAACAATTGCGCAATATATGTCCCAACGGTGGACCTGGCACTCCCCTCGCTAATTTTGATCCTACAACTCCTGATAAATTTGACAAAAACTATTACTCCAATCTTCAACTTAAAAAGGGATTGCTTCAAAGTGATCAAGAGTTGTTCTCAACATCGGGTGCTGATACCATTAGCATTGTCAACAAATTTAGTGCTGACCAAAAAGCTTTCTATGAGAGCTTTGCGGCTGCAATGATTAAAATGGGAAATATTGGTGTGTTAACTGGGAACAAAGGAGAGATTAGAAAacaatgtaattttattaactCAAAATCTGTTGAATTAGGTCTAGCTAATGTGGCTGAAACAGATTCATCAGAAGAGGGTATGGTTAGCTCAATATAA